ACTCTTTAACTTATCGTGTGCAAACATATAAATTAGAATCATGTACATATCAATGGAATCGCATTGTGTTGACCCGAACAACTGCAAATTTAATTGCCAATTTTGCAAACTTGGTTATCAAGCAAGTAAATCCAAATGAAGTCAGTCATTGATCCTTTAAATCATAAATCACAAGATCCTATACACCATTTCAAGACAATCTGGATGCATCGATCTTTTTAGTAACTTTTAAGGATGACACAAAATGAACATATAATAAGAAGATGGACTTTCGGAAATTATTGCAACTTTGCAGTTGAATCTGATAGGAAAGAATGGGCAAAAGCTGCATGTATGGCAGCCCCAATGGGAAACACATCCTCATCGATGATGTAGTTAGGACTATGTGGTGCATGTACGGCTCCTATCTTCTCATTTCTTGTGCCTAAAAACAGCATGAATCCAGGCACCTTGTCTAAGTAAAAAGCAAAATCCTCACTCCCCATGGAGGTATGAGCTAATTGTATGTTTTCTTCTCCTACTATTTCGCTCGAGATTCCCCTTACTTGTTCATAAATTCTCTCGTCGTTTACTGTAGGAGGGATGGTAGGATGTTCCTTCCCTAAAAACTCGACCTCAGCGGAGCACCGGTGCACGGCTGCCTGCCCTTTTACAACCTGTCAGCAAGAATGAATTTCAGTTGTCTGTTTACGCTTAGTTGGACGCGGTTACAATTTGCTAAACAAACAATAACTCGTACATAATAAATCGGGTTAGCGTTTCTTTGTTTCTGTTTAGTTCATatgcaattttgaattttgataaaaaGTTTGCAACCGGTTCTATATGTGCCTACCTCTTCGATTCTACTCATGAGTCCTTTGAAGTTCTTCTTGCTAAAAGCTCTAAAAGTACCAGAAATTGTAGCAGATTCCGGGATGACATTAAAGGAAGACCCCGCTTTAATCACAGCAACAGAAACCACCTGCATTAATGTTCAAGCAAAATCCTGCATTTTCTTCAAAATAATCACAGACgaaattacacaaaaaaaaatgaaaaaaaaagaaagaaacagtaTACATACCTGGGAATCTAGAGGGTCCGTTTCTCTCGAGACGATGCTCTGCAAACTGATTACAGATGTTGATGCTGCCAAAATCGGATCAATGGATTGCTGAGGAATTGCTGCATGACCCCCTTTCCCGTGAATTTTCGCTTTGAAGCTCCCACAACCGGCTAGAAATTCTCCAGGCCTCAATCCAACAACGCCAGTCGGATAATCAAGCACTATGTGCATCCCAAAAACTGCCTCCACATTATCAAGCACCCCTTCTTCAATCATGTCCTTTGCGCCGACACCGCGTTCCTCAGCCGGTTGAAATATAAGTACAACAGTTCCCTGCACTAATCTGACAGATTTAAAATATGACATACGTGCGGATAAAATGAGTGGTTAGCGTCGCATTAATTAGTTAGCTTTCAGCGTTCGAGCGCTTGTATATATCGGCAAATgagtttttattaattaacttaatattTCACTTCACCTGCAATGTGTCTTGcagttgttttagtatttttgcAGCGCCAAGAAGCATGGCGACGTGGCCGTCGTGGCCGCAAGCATGCATTTTTCCCTCCACTTTGCTCTTGTTCTCCCAGTCCACCATTTCCTATACTCATATGCAGAAAAGTGCTGTCAACATGACAGTGCTTTTTTAAAaagcatcaatttttttttcaacattcCACTTTTAATACCTTGTTACAAACACTTTGATTAAAAGCCAGTGAAAAGGAATAAAGTAGCAACAGAATATATATCAATCAATCTGATCAAAACCCAACATTAAATTGCCTTTGAGAAAAGAAggttaaacaaaaaaaacaattaaattaaatatagtgagaaataattaattaacctcaATAGGCAAAGCATCCATATCAGCTCTCAGAGCAACAAAGGGAGGAGAGCCAGAGCCAATCGTGGCTACAACGCCAGTTTTAGCCACGGGCCATTTATAAGCAACACCGAGTTTTTCGAGCTCGCGGCGAATGAGTGCACTTGTTTCGAATTCTTCATATGAAAGTTCTGGGTTCTCATGCATTTCCCTCCTCACATTTTTCATCCAATTCACTGTGCTGGGTTCATTGGCCAGCCTAACTATCTGATCTTTCACTGAAGAAGTCTGATATGCGGAGGAAAGTTTGAGATGATCGGTTGGGTTACTTTGGAGTTTCAGAGaaaagcacaagggcatggcgATGGAGATTATTAGGAACAAAAGttgcagaagaagaaagtcCATGTTGCACAAATTGCAGATGGAATAATGAGCAAGTAGCTTTGCCAGGTATGGTCAAATATatacatctatatatatacacacacacacacacacaaattaaaattaaaatgatacagTGATTTGCAAGACTTTTCAGctttgaaatgaatgaaaatgacACCAGCAccgaaaaaaaaaggagaaaaagaaatgcTCTTTCGTTGAGGAAAATCAAATCTCAGGCTTTTTTCACAATCACTTTTGTACTTTATTCTTCTTCACCTCCAAGAATTTATAGTAAAGTAAAAGAACAATcgtaaaaataaattcaaacgATAATCTAGAATCTAAGTGGAATTAATATTAAGAAATAAATCTAATCCACACAACAAAAAAATCTGAacttcaaaagaaaatatagaaaacaaaacaaaattctcAATTTTATTCGAACTTAAAAGGAACCAGAACCCCTTCGGATCAAAGGAACTAAGCTTACTAATCAATGCATCCgaaacattgaaatttgatctaacagttATAAACAGATGATCCCTCTAAATTTTACAATAATTGTaattgttagatcaaatttcaatgatcccaATTTATTGATTAGTGTGCTCAGTTCTCTTATCTTATATCCGAAAAAGATCCGGTACCAACTTAAAATATCAGAGATGATGTAAGCATCGATTCTACTTAGTAATGGTAATAcggtttctttttcttgtttctctGACTTTATCCACCACCATAGGTCGGCTGAGGAATTGAATGATGGCTGTGGTGGATTGGACCTGACCGCATTATGTGGAGCAGATTGGAACAGCAGGGAGATGCATGCAACTGTACTGATTAGTGACTACCTACCTAAGAGGGGAAAATAGGTCACGTGTTGAAATTTCGATTAGTGGACTTCTCAAATGTAAGAGAATTTTCGTGTTGAAATTGAGGGACAACGATTGTCTGCCTCTCTATTTTCGTTGTCATTTCGTGTCCTTCTATTTTGTGTAATCATGATTAAatcatattaatattttatattattttttataaaaataataagataaaaataaatagtaatataaaatgttgacgtgatttaatcgtGACCACGCAAACAGAAGGATACAGAAGGGCACATGAAGTGAGAAGGTAGACAATCCTCGATCGAAATTGAGACATCAATCGGCCGTGttactattttatttaaagGGAATAGATCTATGacatatattttttacataattttgtACATACATTTTTGTTGAGCTTATTTTGTACCGTATTTTATCGATTTGAACACTTTAttttttagttctttttttAAAGATTATGTCTATTAAAAATCACTCATATCTAAAATTATATGACTATTGGATTAAGGGTTTAGGGAATCCTTGTAGAATCgtattcttctatttttttactacaaatgaatgtctcgataattttttatttgtctaattttttgcaagaaaaattcatgaatgatgttttaaaatatagacGTTCGGGTTGTTAAAATACATTAGGAAGTGGGTCTCACAAAAAacatgtgtaaaaaaaattatctaaaaAAACGATGCCATGAATCCGCCCCTTACTTAAATTATAATGTACGCATGTATTTTACTTTTAAATACATGGATTATATTATAGATAAAGTAATGTTATATTTACTACCTATTTGTATTATCATTGTACCATCTTTTTAATAGAGGTTGAGTCTGCCAACGCATGTAGGTTTCATTTCTATTGGAAAGATAATATAATTGATAGTATAAATATGTGATAAGAGTATCATTTTTGTTAGACATAACATGTGGAATATTGATATGCAATGTAACGAGTGTTccctaaaaatataattaagaaaCGTGTATTACATGGATTGGAAAAATCGCACGGAATTTACCTGGAAGAACATATGTAATTTAGCCTAACTAATCCAATACGCAAGCAAGATGATGTGTTAATTTGTAGCGTTTTCAATCTCTTGTTTCTCTTAATTTCAGTCATAAAAAACGTGCGATATTTTCCAGTGCATCCATCATCCGATGAGTTAATTGTCAAACTTAAGTTGGACCTTTTTTCAATTTGCACGTGAAGAAAATGATTCACCTGCGCATTTTGTAAGAGAAAATCGTCTGCACCAAGTCAATTTCAACTAAAAGCTCAGGTATCACGGCGAAAGAAAAAACCACGGGTTGCATATTTAACAACAATGAATCGTGCACCATTTTCTGAGATTTTTCATCTTCTATATAAGGTTCAAAATATACTCAAAACCAAAACTTATCATCACAATTGTATTTAGTTTCAGTAATTTTCAAATTCTATCACAAAAATACATGTATTGTGATTGTATATCTGCTAGAATCATCGTACAGTTCCAACTTATTTTAAGGAACTTTAATCAACGTATATGTTTGAGTACTATATATTATAGGAAGTCTTAATGAAACACTTTTTATAATGTTCACTTCTAACgttaatgacatttttactctaaaaagtcacttatGGTACCATTcgcttacaacacatttttatcCTTTTTGTTAAATCTTGAAGTTGTCAAAcccctttcattagtttttctaaaattatATCATCTATCTCAATGTGTGGTGTCTCATTTTCTTAAATAGAGGTAAGATGCACATAACTTCATATGTCAAATATCCACACGTAATTGGGTCTTATATTTAGTGGAGAGATAATGGAATGCATCTTTTAAGGGCATTCATTTTGGCAAAGAGTTGGAATTTGAATGTATTATAATGAGCGCATGAGTTAATACTCTTAACCACTTATGCAATACGTCATTCTTTCACTTCTACtcaatttttcttcaacttttgattCCTTATTGACATCACTGATTCTTTGAAGGTGTAATATAATCACCTAAAGCTTAGGTTTCTAGTCTAGGATTTCTTAATGGCCTCGTAATTTAAAAGTTTTTATAAGATG
This Pyrus communis chromosome 6, drPyrComm1.1, whole genome shotgun sequence DNA region includes the following protein-coding sequences:
- the LOC137737406 gene encoding IAA-amino acid hydrolase ILR1-like 4 — its product is MDFLLLQLLFLIISIAMPLCFSLKLQSNPTDHLKLSSAYQTSSVKDQIVRLANEPSTVNWMKNVRREMHENPELSYEEFETSALIRRELEKLGVAYKWPVAKTGVVATIGSGSPPFVALRADMDALPIEEMVDWENKSKVEGKMHACGHDGHVAMLLGAAKILKQLQDTLQGTVVLIFQPAEERGVGAKDMIEEGVLDNVEAVFGMHIVLDYPTGVVGLRPGEFLAGCGSFKAKIHGKGGHAAIPQQSIDPILAASTSVISLQSIVSRETDPLDSQVVSVAVIKAGSSFNVIPESATISGTFRAFSKKNFKGLMSRIEEVVKGQAAVHRCSAEVEFLGKEHPTIPPTVNDERIYEQVRGISSEIVGEENIQLAHTSMGSEDFAFYLDKVPGFMLFLGTRNEKIGAVHAPHSPNYIIDEDVFPIGAAIHAAFAHSFLSDSTAKLQ